The Bacteriovorax sp. Seq25_V genome window below encodes:
- a CDS encoding NifU family protein yields the protein MSDLDIFIQPTPNPNALKFILDKPVKDNGSSTYRTPMECGNNELAVNLFTVRGVDQLHFFENVITITKFNYESWDEIEPKIMETINTFMPMHNSSYEEYDPEVDRRKNLSPELLAIEEILDRTIRPGLQGDGGDVQTLSYEDNVLLIKYQGACGTCPSSTTGTLEAMKAILRDEYNPDIDVYIAPEW from the coding sequence ATGAGTGATCTTGATATTTTTATTCAACCAACTCCAAATCCAAATGCACTGAAGTTTATTCTTGATAAACCAGTGAAAGATAACGGCTCATCGACTTACCGCACTCCAATGGAGTGTGGCAATAACGAACTTGCTGTAAATCTTTTTACGGTAAGGGGTGTTGACCAATTACATTTCTTTGAGAACGTAATTACAATTACAAAATTTAATTATGAATCATGGGATGAAATCGAACCCAAAATTATGGAAACGATTAACACATTCATGCCAATGCATAATTCTTCGTATGAAGAATACGATCCAGAAGTAGATAGAAGAAAGAATCTTTCTCCTGAATTACTTGCTATTGAAGAAATTCTTGATCGAACAATAAGACCAGGTCTACAAGGTGATGGTGGAGATGTTCAAACCCTTTCTTATGAGGACAATGTACTTCTAATCAAGTATCAGGGAGCTTGTGGAACCTGCCCAAGTTCAACGACTGGAACACTTGAAGCAATGAAAGCAATTCTAAGAGATGAATACAATCCAGACATCGATGTTTATATTGCACCAGAGTGGTAG
- a CDS encoding transglycosylase SLT domain-containing protein, translating to MKFLKFYLFILLNFSVLAGQVMTITSDRSVIVRYIDGNEQYLNEGDTIEILDPENWKRHIRIIKTSNPLAKRGAAILGNNRYNELVSQGYLKRKSLAAIEENILVVNAPIEIELANKKKVILQPGDTLKLGAKDGWKRKISVLSSASGVKGDAAIGDQTLNGYISDKVVKKQVAPSSATILQNEDALDLLFKRFSFPKDKENEIEDESSDEAFYTNTECPKSEKTFKLRKSTSIISVPGKYDTIPEGTVVKTSISENGVCRFSVVGLPQGSRLAISDFPTLAATYPSNMGIDNLDEVEDPNSILNLEKGLVFKLPDGAKVRAVGRRTGKSYSFDANDRIEIVGKHTNGSYIVKRNGERFEYRLDANALDELNNAGALSINFNDTAGNIMSNNSFNTAVEYDEVDCQLNNSNEVDDTYADDEDYESCRDKTIKTNKGPLKPNDYLSNILDFKTGVGDVDSALIDTYTECISKSMLSGTANNAAPSCKKDSHGNVIPQKIRERVKNSKGQFYSRLADKRPRACANRKTSEYLAKSFLSAASCLGVDPKEFFPIINHESHFQPTAVSPTFATGIGQIIPKTYNDFYQAFRESKSYIDRNHSLARKIQRLNESVAYENYEKNDRPVRRLTAYMLAHLQDKVKSNDPNCAGLKRMYNDPYKGKTHADVVKQENIRLCAPSNPSEDFFISMIMYQQNKKYSTYMLNEINKVSKKKMSKDKVREFSKILSRWMYNGGEKGIYTVFELFAKDLSHNRVEELGRNGRITGKKLVNKSLADLSTDEFKNYFSHYLKYRYNSKSTSRKNEVASYVPGTGGTGGIDGDLAVTEGRGKRECGN from the coding sequence ATGAAGTTCCTTAAATTTTATCTATTTATACTCTTAAATTTCTCAGTACTTGCTGGTCAGGTTATGACTATTACTTCCGATCGTTCTGTGATTGTGAGGTATATCGATGGAAATGAGCAATATCTCAATGAAGGAGATACCATTGAGATACTTGACCCAGAGAATTGGAAGAGACATATACGTATTATTAAAACGAGCAACCCCTTGGCCAAGAGAGGGGCCGCGATTTTAGGAAACAATCGCTACAATGAGCTTGTTTCACAAGGGTACTTGAAGCGAAAATCTCTTGCCGCAATTGAAGAAAATATCTTAGTGGTTAATGCTCCAATTGAAATAGAACTAGCGAATAAGAAAAAAGTAATTCTTCAGCCTGGAGACACCTTAAAGCTTGGGGCTAAGGATGGATGGAAGAGAAAGATTAGCGTTTTATCTTCTGCAAGTGGTGTTAAGGGAGATGCTGCTATTGGTGATCAGACACTAAATGGGTATATAAGTGATAAGGTTGTAAAAAAACAAGTCGCACCAAGTTCTGCTACAATACTACAAAATGAAGATGCTCTTGATTTACTTTTTAAACGCTTTTCTTTCCCTAAGGATAAAGAAAATGAGATAGAAGATGAATCTTCTGATGAAGCTTTCTATACAAATACAGAGTGTCCGAAATCTGAAAAAACTTTTAAATTAAGAAAATCAACTTCTATTATTAGTGTTCCTGGGAAGTATGACACTATTCCAGAGGGAACAGTTGTTAAAACGTCAATATCTGAAAATGGTGTTTGTCGTTTTAGTGTTGTGGGTTTACCACAAGGATCTAGACTTGCAATCTCTGATTTTCCTACCTTAGCTGCAACATATCCATCAAATATGGGAATAGATAATCTTGATGAAGTGGAAGATCCTAACTCTATTTTAAACCTAGAGAAAGGACTTGTTTTTAAACTTCCAGATGGTGCAAAGGTAAGGGCAGTTGGTAGAAGAACTGGGAAATCATATAGCTTTGATGCAAATGATAGAATTGAAATTGTTGGTAAGCATACTAATGGTAGCTATATCGTTAAAAGAAATGGTGAACGCTTTGAGTATCGTCTTGATGCAAATGCACTAGATGAGCTCAATAATGCCGGAGCTTTGAGTATTAACTTTAATGATACAGCGGGAAATATTATGAGTAATAATTCATTTAATACAGCTGTCGAGTATGATGAGGTTGATTGTCAGCTCAATAATTCGAATGAAGTTGATGACACATATGCTGATGATGAAGACTATGAAAGTTGCCGTGATAAGACGATTAAAACAAATAAAGGACCACTAAAGCCTAATGACTATCTTTCAAATATTTTAGATTTTAAAACAGGAGTTGGTGATGTTGATAGTGCTCTTATTGATACTTATACTGAGTGTATTAGTAAAAGTATGCTTTCTGGAACTGCGAATAATGCTGCCCCCTCATGCAAGAAAGACAGTCATGGGAACGTTATTCCACAAAAAATAAGAGAACGTGTTAAAAATAGCAAAGGCCAATTTTACAGTCGACTTGCTGATAAAAGACCTCGTGCCTGTGCGAATAGAAAAACGTCAGAGTACCTTGCGAAGAGCTTCTTAAGTGCTGCTAGTTGCTTAGGCGTTGATCCCAAAGAGTTCTTTCCAATAATTAATCATGAATCACATTTTCAACCAACCGCGGTAAGTCCGACATTTGCAACTGGAATTGGTCAGATTATTCCAAAGACTTACAATGACTTCTACCAGGCCTTTAGGGAGAGTAAGAGTTATATTGATCGCAATCACTCCTTGGCAAGAAAAATTCAAAGACTTAATGAGTCAGTTGCATATGAAAATTATGAAAAAAATGATCGGCCAGTAAGAAGACTAACTGCTTATATGCTTGCACATCTCCAGGATAAGGTTAAGAGCAACGATCCAAATTGCGCTGGATTAAAACGTATGTATAATGATCCATATAAGGGAAAAACTCACGCTGATGTCGTAAAACAGGAAAATATTCGTCTCTGTGCTCCAAGTAATCCAAGTGAAGACTTTTTTATTTCAATGATTATGTATCAACAAAATAAGAAGTATTCGACATACATGTTGAATGAAATAAATAAAGTATCTAAGAAGAAAATGTCAAAAGATAAAGTTCGTGAGTTTTCAAAAATACTTAGTCGTTGGATGTACAATGGTGGGGAAAAAGGTATTTATACAGTGTTTGAGTTGTTCGCTAAAGACTTAAGTCATAATCGTGTTGAAGAGCTGGGGAGAAATGGTCGGATTACAGGAAAGAAGTTAGTTAACAAATCCCTCGCAGATCTTTCTACAGACGAGTTTAAAAATTATTTTAGTCACTACCTAAAGTATCGTTATAATAGTAAGAGTACTTCACGTAAGAATGAAGTTGCCTCTTATGTTCCTGGAACAGGTGGTACCGGAGGTATCGATGGTGATCTTGCTGTCACAGAAGGAAGAGGGAAGCGCGAATGTGGAAACTAA
- a CDS encoding ArsC/Spx/MgsR family protein → MDNILYHNPRCSKSRTAIDLLNESGISYSIKEYLKESMSLQELESIFKKLKISSPLDGMIRLKEFPETDFNTLSNKEIFEFIITNPVLLERPIFVTENTAVIGRPTEVLARFLAK, encoded by the coding sequence ATGGATAATATTCTTTACCATAACCCAAGATGTTCAAAAAGCCGTACGGCCATCGATCTTCTAAATGAAAGTGGCATCTCATACTCGATAAAAGAATATTTAAAAGAGTCTATGAGTCTCCAAGAGCTTGAATCTATTTTTAAAAAACTCAAAATTTCATCACCACTTGATGGAATGATACGTCTTAAGGAATTTCCCGAAACAGACTTCAATACTCTCTCCAATAAAGAGATTTTTGAATTTATCATCACCAATCCAGTATTACTTGAACGTCCAATTTTTGTAACTGAAAATACTGCTGTTATCGGGCGTCCAACTGAAGTACTAGCACGATTTCTTGCCAAATAA
- a CDS encoding murein L,D-transpeptidase catalytic domain-containing protein — MMLKIKILMMALSMNVFAATQNFSTLSLEEKYDHFVSLGVPATPLEDTFNYYDNNLDLFSNQRYVSIIDYSQNSRNKRFYIMDMETGELQREYVAHGSGRNRLGFPVADINHDGMLDRCMHSKFSRKLRLVKHRRWGMTRPGFIRVDGTYHSSKFAYGEYKRTKAANALLLNGLEASSSDVRRNAVVIHEASYVYDKPVRQGRTLGCPAVAQGVVKRFINKLKGGSLLYSYVPQCK; from the coding sequence ATGATGTTAAAGATAAAAATACTAATGATGGCCTTGAGTATGAATGTATTTGCAGCTACTCAAAATTTTTCAACCTTAAGCCTAGAAGAAAAGTATGATCACTTTGTCTCTCTTGGTGTACCAGCGACTCCGCTTGAAGATACATTCAATTATTATGATAATAATTTGGATTTATTCTCTAACCAGCGTTACGTTTCGATAATTGATTATTCGCAGAATTCAAGAAATAAGAGATTCTACATCATGGATATGGAAACGGGTGAGCTACAAAGAGAATACGTAGCTCATGGTTCAGGAAGAAATAGGTTAGGTTTCCCTGTTGCTGATATTAACCACGATGGGATGCTGGATCGTTGTATGCACTCTAAATTTTCCCGTAAATTGAGGCTAGTAAAGCATAGAAGATGGGGGATGACTCGTCCTGGATTTATTAGAGTTGATGGGACTTATCACTCATCTAAGTTTGCATACGGAGAGTATAAGAGAACAAAGGCTGCAAATGCTCTTCTTTTGAATGGTCTTGAAGCGAGTTCATCTGATGTCAGAAGAAATGCTGTTGTCATTCATGAAGCTTCTTATGTTTATGATAAACCAGTTAGACAAGGAAGGACCCTTGGTTGTCCAGCGGTTGCTCAAGGTGTTGTTAAACGTTTTATCAATAAGTTAAAGGGTGGAAGTCTTCTTTACTCATACGTTCCACAATGTAAGTAA
- the hemF gene encoding oxygen-dependent coproporphyrinogen oxidase — MDKNTLEQYKNLFADHVKNLQNQITEKMREIDNSLNLQEDLWQRVDSAGSPGGGGITRAFTGEIFENAGVNTSEVFGAISPEFAKQIGATKNEMWATGISLIIHPRNPRVPTVHANFRMICAGDKFWFGGGADLTPFYPHEEDFSYFHKVWKDACTPYGHYEQWKKTCDEYFVNKHRNNEMRGVGGIFYDHFNSGDIDADFKMFTEISNHFINSYFPIVEKRVDEAFTEEDENFQLHRRGRYVEFNLLHDRGTHFGLKSNGRTDSILISLPARCKFTYCFEPEKGSVHEKMNQYYFPREW, encoded by the coding sequence ATGGATAAAAATACACTTGAACAATATAAGAACCTCTTTGCTGATCACGTAAAGAATCTACAAAATCAAATTACTGAAAAGATGCGTGAAATAGATAACTCTCTTAATCTTCAAGAAGATTTGTGGCAACGTGTCGATAGTGCGGGAAGCCCTGGTGGCGGTGGAATCACACGTGCTTTTACTGGGGAAATCTTCGAAAATGCTGGAGTTAATACTTCAGAGGTCTTTGGGGCCATTAGCCCTGAGTTCGCAAAGCAAATTGGAGCGACAAAGAATGAAATGTGGGCAACTGGAATCTCTCTGATTATTCACCCTCGAAATCCTCGTGTTCCTACTGTTCATGCAAATTTCCGCATGATTTGTGCCGGGGATAAGTTCTGGTTTGGTGGCGGTGCAGATCTAACTCCATTTTATCCTCATGAAGAAGACTTCTCTTATTTTCACAAGGTTTGGAAAGACGCTTGCACTCCATATGGACACTATGAGCAATGGAAAAAGACTTGTGATGAGTATTTTGTTAACAAGCATAGAAATAATGAGATGAGGGGAGTTGGAGGAATATTCTACGATCATTTTAACTCAGGCGATATTGATGCCGATTTTAAGATGTTTACTGAGATTTCAAATCACTTTATCAATTCATATTTCCCAATTGTTGAAAAGCGCGTAGATGAAGCTTTTACAGAAGAGGATGAAAACTTCCAACTTCACCGTCGCGGACGTTATGTGGAGTTCAATCTTTTGCATGATAGAGGGACGCATTTTGGTCTGAAATCAAATGGAAGAACAGATTCTATTTTGATTTCGCTTCCTGCGAGATGTAAATTTACTTATTGTTTTGAACCAGAAAAGGGAAGTGTACATGAGAAAATGAATCAGTACTACTTCCCAAGAGAGTGGTAA
- a CDS encoding DUF3373 family protein: protein MKAINIILCLLVASSVCATTMNEIDERLTDVEIHMLQKKIDLGLELQMFGGYLNNDNSEVSNKAYHAKIFKNNVRLKMKGDLNNDFQVYTSLQISHTFNDNLQSGIDTNNDTLTPTNGSKPYLRTAYFDWKIANKLVFSAGRLPTTFGPPEHHKLGRGRLGTYPLTSFNFPLDGVSLTYNPMASSDWSIISRSIYVPATFTEPSAPYQGLSLSSNNPSTAAKGHEGFTQMLEIDFNKKNSFFDSANTIFQYSYLELGSFVERTAQLQLLPNTIDRNIYRVYADGKKLSRMKIISYYQDFNAIFQTKFDFYFSYMKSWANPLSNIKAEVLSDGTGGTTPAGTQFTVGQFIKKGEAEGTRTIYGLKYNFENSFIGGEFWKTTGVPIPNDLYSDDPIALGGISGESYHSYYTHQFYNKQVSVRTGYVHVRTNREFNIFSYVDKKQNINLAYTSLFVSF, encoded by the coding sequence ATGAAAGCAATTAATATTATTTTATGCCTTTTGGTGGCATCGTCTGTATGTGCGACAACAATGAATGAAATTGACGAACGCCTAACGGATGTTGAAATCCATATGCTCCAAAAGAAAATTGACTTGGGTCTTGAGTTACAAATGTTTGGAGGTTATCTAAATAACGATAACTCAGAGGTGAGTAATAAGGCTTATCACGCAAAGATATTCAAAAATAATGTTCGCTTAAAGATGAAAGGTGATCTTAATAATGACTTCCAGGTGTATACTTCATTACAAATATCTCATACCTTCAACGACAATCTTCAAAGTGGTATTGATACAAATAACGACACATTAACACCTACGAATGGATCAAAACCTTATTTAAGAACCGCTTATTTCGATTGGAAAATTGCCAATAAATTAGTTTTCTCAGCAGGACGATTGCCAACAACATTTGGTCCACCAGAGCACCACAAACTTGGAAGGGGGAGACTTGGAACTTATCCACTAACGTCCTTTAATTTTCCTCTAGATGGAGTCTCACTTACGTATAACCCAATGGCTTCTAGTGATTGGAGTATAATCTCAAGGAGTATCTACGTACCTGCAACATTCACGGAGCCATCAGCCCCTTATCAAGGACTCTCGCTAAGCTCGAATAATCCTTCAACTGCAGCTAAAGGCCATGAAGGGTTTACGCAAATGCTTGAGATTGATTTTAATAAGAAAAATAGTTTCTTTGATTCTGCTAATACAATCTTTCAATACTCTTACCTCGAGCTTGGCTCCTTTGTTGAACGAACGGCACAATTACAACTTCTTCCAAATACAATTGATAGAAATATCTACCGCGTTTATGCCGACGGGAAAAAACTTTCACGCATGAAGATTATCTCTTACTATCAGGACTTCAATGCTATTTTTCAGACAAAATTTGATTTCTACTTTTCTTACATGAAGTCATGGGCAAATCCACTTTCAAACATTAAGGCGGAAGTACTTAGTGATGGAACAGGAGGCACTACTCCGGCAGGCACTCAATTCACAGTCGGCCAGTTTATCAAAAAAGGAGAAGCAGAAGGAACCAGAACAATATATGGATTAAAATATAACTTTGAGAATTCTTTCATTGGCGGAGAATTCTGGAAGACAACTGGCGTCCCTATTCCAAACGATCTTTATAGTGATGACCCAATCGCACTTGGTGGAATTTCTGGAGAATCTTACCATAGCTATTACACACACCAATTTTACAATAAACAAGTTTCTGTAAGAACGGGCTATGTGCATGTGAGAACAAATCGTGAATTCAATATATTCTCATACGTAGACAAGAAACAGAATATTAACCTTGCCTATACATCACTATTTGTTAGTTTTTAA
- a CDS encoding aminotransferase class V-fold PLP-dependent enzyme has product MSIDVKRVRNDFPELEILVHGKPLIYLDNAASTLKCLPVINAVNNHYSHEAANIHRGVHYLSESGTIKYEETRSRIQNFINARHAHEVLFTKGTTESLNLVAQSYVSDFLTKGDEILVSTMEHHSNIVPWQIAAQRVGATVREIPINDQGEILLEEYEKMLSEKTKIVSICHISNSLGTINPIKEMIDMAHKIGSIFVVDAAQSISHEPIDVQLLDCDFLAFSSHKMFGPTGIGVLYGKEELLNKMPPYQGGGDMIDVVSFDGTTYNELPHKFEAGTPHIAGGIALKYAIDYIESLKLESIYAHEKMLLDYATEEILKIDGIKIIGTAKKKASVLAFSMAGAHPHDIGTLLDRQGVAVRTGHHCTQPLMKRMGVPATTRASFSVYNTFEDVDVFIQALLKAKELL; this is encoded by the coding sequence ATGAGCATAGACGTTAAAAGAGTAAGAAATGATTTTCCTGAACTGGAAATTCTAGTTCATGGAAAACCGCTAATCTATCTAGATAATGCAGCAAGTACTCTGAAGTGCCTTCCTGTTATTAATGCAGTAAACAACCACTACTCTCACGAAGCGGCAAATATTCACCGTGGTGTTCACTACCTGAGTGAAAGTGGAACAATCAAGTACGAAGAAACAAGAAGCAGGATTCAAAACTTCATCAATGCAAGACATGCTCACGAAGTGCTCTTTACTAAAGGAACTACTGAGTCTTTAAATTTAGTCGCACAGTCATATGTCAGTGATTTTTTAACAAAGGGTGATGAGATCCTTGTTTCAACAATGGAGCACCATTCAAATATCGTTCCTTGGCAAATTGCTGCTCAAAGAGTTGGTGCAACAGTAAGGGAAATTCCAATCAATGATCAAGGAGAGATACTTCTTGAAGAATATGAGAAAATGCTCTCAGAGAAAACAAAGATTGTATCGATCTGTCATATTTCAAATTCTCTTGGAACAATCAATCCGATCAAAGAAATGATCGACATGGCCCATAAAATTGGATCAATTTTTGTCGTTGATGCAGCTCAATCAATTTCACACGAACCAATAGATGTTCAATTACTTGATTGTGACTTCTTAGCTTTTTCTTCTCATAAGATGTTTGGACCAACAGGAATTGGTGTTCTATATGGAAAAGAAGAGCTTCTAAATAAAATGCCTCCATACCAAGGTGGTGGAGATATGATCGATGTGGTTTCATTTGATGGAACAACATACAATGAGCTTCCGCATAAGTTTGAAGCAGGTACTCCGCACATTGCAGGGGGAATCGCTCTTAAATATGCTATCGACTATATTGAGTCTTTAAAGCTTGAATCAATCTATGCCCATGAAAAGATGCTTCTTGATTATGCAACAGAAGAAATATTAAAAATTGATGGAATTAAAATTATAGGAACTGCAAAAAAGAAAGCGTCAGTACTTGCTTTTTCAATGGCAGGAGCTCACCCTCATGACATCGGAACATTACTTGACCGTCAAGGAGTAGCAGTAAGAACAGGTCATCACTGTACTCAACCACTAATGAAGCGAATGGGAGTACCTGCAACAACACGTGCATCTTTTAGTGTTTACAATACTTTTGAAGATGTAGATGTATTTATCCAAGCATTATTAAAGGCAAAAGAACTTCTCTAA
- a CDS encoding DUF3943 domain-containing protein, with protein MKTKTTVIIAIFIQLLTCFVHASEVQIGPTASETQAQEEISKRNTEYYYTYVDRSHTREENINNIAGVYGVTWLLYPLTQFSTVRENGSLAKYRKNFGKVVFDQDEPFWNWFVHPISGSQLFLFYRARGYSRSEALTMSFISSSLFEFTVEIYTEPASVQDLYQTPVLGAVLGLGIEKLSLYLLNTGNLLGKIIGHAINPSTLLWYYEGKVRVIPQIAPKQVGLNVQIDL; from the coding sequence ATGAAAACTAAAACAACCGTAATTATCGCTATATTTATACAGCTTCTGACATGTTTTGTACACGCTAGCGAGGTACAAATCGGGCCAACAGCCTCAGAGACTCAGGCCCAAGAAGAGATCTCTAAGCGTAATACTGAGTATTACTACACGTATGTTGATCGTTCTCATACTCGTGAAGAAAATATAAATAATATTGCCGGTGTTTATGGGGTAACTTGGTTACTATACCCATTAACACAGTTTTCTACAGTAAGAGAAAACGGATCACTTGCAAAGTATCGTAAGAATTTTGGAAAGGTCGTTTTTGACCAGGATGAACCATTTTGGAATTGGTTTGTTCATCCAATTTCAGGTTCTCAGCTATTTCTATTTTATCGAGCACGAGGATACTCTCGCTCAGAGGCACTGACGATGTCCTTTATTTCTAGCTCCCTCTTTGAATTTACAGTCGAGATTTATACTGAGCCAGCAAGCGTTCAAGACCTTTACCAGACTCCAGTTCTCGGTGCCGTACTTGGACTAGGAATTGAGAAGCTCTCTCTTTATTTATTAAATACAGGTAATCTTCTAGGAAAGATTATTGGACATGCAATCAACCCTTCAACTCTACTTTGGTACTATGAAGGTAAGGTTCGTGTGATCCCACAAATTGCACCGAAACAGGTAGGGTTAAATGTACAGATTGATCTCTAA
- a CDS encoding FecR domain-containing protein, which produces MKSILLKAYTLSLCLLFCASVSAADGVAKIMIAKGKVLNLSDNKELKKGDWVNEGAQIQTKERSFVKLLFIDKSVMSLGPASQMEVAKFPKDKAGVITLLKGQLRSQVTKNYMEMDKSKSKLFIKTRTAAMGVRGTDFQVNYNPENMNTSLITFEGAVAMGAINNLRSKIINQDRLEKIVSDSTSVMVTRGNFSGVMPGIDSKPVAPVKINLQQLKALEKNDGSIFDAKSSDKPKSAKPISKRSIIPPGVNSASFQGASKSEVLKEIAKVDPKTAGAIKSDINKEKVQTTTTPKASAVTNAKFKDGGLVNTSVVAYIAPPKNAAIDPMTKEAIIPVAMGSFDDRTGEYKNDYFVIDNNLNWVPVEQKLTDGEPSRLPASNEPAPEALPLAPPPPVIGTCENCDIKPLDIPLDGPEIGEIDPDQLTEDSLEKVENTIDQQQSSSTRTKVIFSAE; this is translated from the coding sequence ATGAAATCAATATTATTAAAAGCTTACACACTTTCTCTCTGTCTTCTATTTTGCGCATCTGTTAGTGCCGCTGATGGAGTTGCTAAGATCATGATTGCTAAAGGGAAAGTCCTTAACCTTTCAGATAATAAGGAACTTAAAAAAGGCGACTGGGTCAATGAAGGCGCACAAATTCAAACTAAGGAGCGAAGCTTCGTTAAACTGCTTTTCATAGATAAATCTGTTATGAGCCTAGGCCCAGCATCCCAAATGGAAGTTGCAAAATTTCCAAAAGATAAGGCCGGAGTTATTACTCTCCTTAAAGGCCAATTAAGATCACAAGTAACAAAGAACTACATGGAAATGGATAAGAGCAAATCCAAACTTTTTATCAAGACAAGAACTGCGGCCATGGGTGTGCGTGGTACAGACTTCCAGGTTAACTACAATCCAGAAAATATGAATACATCACTTATTACATTTGAAGGTGCTGTTGCCATGGGTGCAATCAACAATCTTAGATCAAAGATTATCAATCAAGATCGACTTGAAAAAATTGTATCTGATTCAACATCTGTTATGGTTACGCGTGGTAATTTTTCAGGAGTTATGCCAGGAATTGATTCTAAGCCAGTTGCTCCTGTAAAAATTAATCTACAACAGCTAAAGGCCCTTGAAAAAAATGATGGCTCAATTTTTGATGCAAAATCTTCAGATAAACCAAAGTCCGCAAAACCAATTTCTAAGAGGAGTATAATTCCTCCTGGAGTTAATAGTGCTTCATTTCAAGGAGCTTCTAAAAGTGAAGTTTTAAAAGAAATTGCTAAAGTTGATCCAAAAACTGCTGGAGCAATTAAGTCGGACATCAACAAAGAAAAAGTACAAACAACAACGACGCCAAAAGCATCTGCTGTTACGAATGCTAAATTCAAAGATGGTGGTCTAGTTAATACGAGTGTTGTTGCCTATATCGCTCCACCAAAGAACGCGGCCATTGACCCAATGACAAAAGAAGCAATTATACCTGTTGCAATGGGTAGTTTCGATGATAGAACTGGTGAATATAAGAATGATTACTTTGTGATTGATAATAACTTAAACTGGGTACCTGTTGAACAGAAATTAACAGATGGTGAACCAAGTCGATTGCCAGCAAGTAACGAACCAGCACCAGAAGCACTTCCACTTGCTCCTCCTCCACCAGTTATTGGTACATGCGAAAACTGTGATATCAAGCCTCTTGATATACCTCTTGATGGTCCAGAGATTGGAGAAATTGACCCTGATCAACTGACAGAAGATTCACTCGAGAAAGTCGAAAACACAATTGACCAACAACAATCATCAAGTACTAGAACTAAAGTAATTTTTTCAGCAGAATAA